A stretch of the Kazachstania africana CBS 2517 chromosome 12, complete genome genome encodes the following:
- the POL5 gene encoding DNA-directed DNA polymerase (similar to Saccharomyces cerevisiae POL5 (YEL055C); ancestral locus Anc_6.7): MEGMSGKVNRDLFYKLASELGEERLQAAVSIIQELSALKLPDHTEEWNYVLGRLIKGLSSDRTGARLGFSLCLTEVINLAIDLAGKGVELDSLSNIDQYLTILSETLSIDAGNKQNNKKMKGKDERGLLFGKMFGLKALLNEPLFSKTFLPNKKVASNFCERFMVELLDLASRKNWIREPCLFTLFQTVEKLLPFADFEFIKIVLGLLDDHKFTLTNEGLAIYLLLLHKGPEKGKEFNDKIKLLVLKNSSWKLNDPLARGNLPRLTQVLRESSLASEEKKVEVMSANWQPRLHFVWDILLPTVSTIESNSDEKHMSKRRKKNKGPETNTYIRFPEFWQMTVDESFFNEKASSERKYLGFSIFERAISIVQNPLHSETCFSQNFMRSLINQSSDASRLLHKISTRVMNTIVKACEESPSTKLIPVIHSILFATNGSTNFDKLTKSKTVSKLISITGLTLHTLLQLFDMLTSQIKVGTSEDFKKTQFILDSLLHIVRSHKQDIFDSCTGSTETELIIKHAIAPLVRLAFFAQTDIAKKEDESDNQVDELAKERLFSVLSELTTTTNKQLHSWQYYTLLEIIDRENENPNSLINKMDDDLKTVRDNAIKVIKGIASKNEKTTSSGERGLESLLSMCLLQLYSGDADSVATIEELITFYNASRDVEEKRTMVGITEILLSLLAQKKAVLKKLSLLVWEQFVSEIDEDVLNLLLDVLPARENKQGFAELFENADEYEEDDEEENEYKEENESDDESSSDDEDDEEGDEDDEGAEGGNEAIAKIDKEATSALAKALNLPDDIINENGEVNFDDLSDGSDISSDEESLDDEKMMELDDQLAEIFKRRKEALSSVSTGNQRKIEVKESRESVIAFKHRVFDLLSIYIKHAEDSELPAKYAILFIEPMMKCVQQTLDKSLADKISKLLKTKVYKLKTKNMEEITAEQVFDHMTSVHETLLTSKPGQYQPTFYSLCSSTSIFLSKLLLLVSNDKEEAYGKIVDIYSETTKKWVLKDSKFGSNIFIDFYNWLSSKKSTK, encoded by the coding sequence GAACTACGTTTTAGGAAGGTTGATAAAGGGTCTTTCATCTGATAGGACCGGTGCCCGTTTAGGGTTTTCATTGTGCCTCACAGAAGTCATCAATTTAGCGATTGATTTAGCCGGTAAAGGTGTTGAACTCGATAGTCTATCTAATATTGATCAATATTTGACTATTTTATCAGAAACATTGTCTATCGACGCAGGTAATAAACAAAACaataagaaaatgaagGGGAAAGATGAGCGTGGTTTATTATTCGGGAAAATGTTTGGTTTAAAGGCCCTATTGAACGAACCTCTATTTAGCAAGACTTTCCTACCTAACAAGAAGGTAGCCTCTAATTTTTGTGAAAGATTCATGGTAGAGCTACTTGATTTGGCATccagaaaaaattggattaGAGAACCTTGCTTATTTACATTATTTCAGACAGTCGAAAAACTATTACCATTTgctgattttgaatttatcaagatCGTATTAGGATTACTGGATGATCACAAGTTTACCTTAACGAATGAAGGTTTAGCCATTTATCTCCTATTATTACACAAGGGTCCTGAAAAAGGCAAggaattcaatgataaaataaaattactAGTGCTGAAAAACTCGTCATGGAAACTAAACGATCCTTTGGCAAGAGGTAATCTACCACGATTAACTCAAGTGTTGCGAGAATCTTCATTAGCAAGcgaagagaaaaaagtcGAGGTGATGTCTGCCAACTGGCAACCAAGACTGCATTTCGTTTGGGATATATTATTGCCAACTGTGTCAACTATCGAAAGTAATTCAGATGAAAAACATATGAgtaagagaagaaagaaaaataaaggACCAGAGACTAATACTTACATCCGATTCCCTGAATTTTGGCAAATGACTGTAGATGAATCattcttcaatgaaaagGCATCTagtgaaagaaaataccTGGGATTCTCTATTTTCGAGAGAGCAATCAGTATTGTTCAAAATCCACTTCATAGCGAAACTTGTTTCagtcaaaatttcatgagATCATTAATTAACCAATCCAGCGACGCTAGCCGTTTATTACACAAAATATCCACGAGAGTAATGAATACGATCGTCAAGGCCTGTGAGGAGTCTCCTTCAACCAAGCTTATTCCGGTAATTCACTCTATCTTATTTGCAACTAATGGTTCTACCAACTTCGATAAATTAACAAAATCCAAAACTGTGTCAAAACTTATATCTATCACGGGGTTAACACTACACACActtcttcaattatttgatatGCTAACATCGCAAATCAAAGTAGGAACGTCtgaagatttcaagaaaacTCAATTCATCTTGGATTCTCTGTTACATATTGTACGGAGTCACAAACAAGATATTTTTGACAGTTGTACTGGTAGTACTGAAACTGAACTAATCATTAAACATGCTATCGCTCCACTGGTACGCTTAGCCTTCTTTGCTCAAACTGACATTGCTAAAAAGGAAGATGAAAGTGATAACCAAGTAGATGAATTGGCCAAGGAGAGATTGTTTTCAGTATTGAGCGAATTAACAACCACCACCAACAAACAACTACACTCATGGCAATACTATACACTTTTAGAAATTATCGACAGAGAGAATGAAAATCCAAACAgtttaataaataaaatggATGACGACTTGAAAACTGTTAGAGACAATGCCATCAAGGTAATAAAGGGAATAGCctcaaaaaatgaaaaaactaCCAGTAGTGGAGAACGGGGATTagaatcattattatcaatgTGCTTGTTGCAATTATACTCTGGTGATGCTGATTCTGTTGCCACCATCGAGGAATTAATTACGTTCTACAATGCTAGCAGGgatgttgaagaaaaaagaacaatGGTAGGTATaacagaaattttattatccTTATTAGCTCAAAAAAAAgcagttttgaaaaaattgagttTACTCGTATGGGAACAATTTGTTTCAGAAATAGATGAAGATGTATTGAATTTACTCTTAGATGTGTTGCCAGCGAGAGAGAATAAGCAAGGCTTTGCTGAGctatttgaaaatgctgATGAGTATGAggaagatgacgaagaagaaaacgaatacaaagaggaaaatgaaagtgatgatgaaagtAGCAGTGAcgatgaggatgatgaagaaggcGATGAGGACGATGAAGGTGCTGAAGGTGGCAATGAAGCTATCGCTAAGATAGACAAAGAAGCAACTAGTGCATTAGCAAAGGCTTTGAATCTTCCAGATGATatcatcaatgaaaatggtgaaGTTAACTTTGATGATTTAAGTGATGGCTCTGATATTtcttctgatgaagaatccCTAGACGATGAGAAAATGATGGAACTAGATGATCAATTGgcagaaattttcaaacgTAGGAAGGAAGCATTATCCAGTGTCTCAACCGGTAATCAGAGAAAAATCGAAGTAAAAGAATCGCGTGAAAGTGTTATTGCTTTCAAGCACAGAGTATTTGATTTGCTATCAATTTACATTAAACACGCGGAAGATTCCGAACTTCCAGCAAAATATGCCattctttttattgaaCCGATGATGAAATGTGTTCAGCAAACTTTGGATAAATCGCTAGCCGACAAGATATCCAAATTGTTAAAGACAAAAGTCTATAAGCTCAAGACCAAGAATATGGAAGAGATTACTGCAGAACAAGTTTTCGATCACATGACCTCAGTTCATGAAACCCTTCTTACTTCAAAACCTGGTCAATATCAGCCTACTTTTTACTCTCTGTGTTCGAGTACATCGATCTTTCTAAGCAAGTTACTATTATTGGTATCTAATGATAAAGAGGAAGCTTACGGAAAGATAGTTGACATTTATTCAGAAACAACAAAGAAATGGGTTTTGAAAGATAGCAAATTTGGTTCTAATATCTTCATCGATTTCTACAATTGGCTGTCCTCCAAAAAGAGTACAAAATGA
- the KAFR0L00300 gene encoding MIP/aquaporin family protein, producing MSSRTDGKSGRSRPRFNINESTSEVSSARNAETPQNNPPLEEVPDKDFDCEMQDYRPTPFTHTSRPSTYFVHEYAAGDAGFPIQEVQPNTNIAIESNLKRTGSSFLRNRHRAGLKSNSRISSILNMNNGGFSSAVRLQSFHDLGSPLRMGTPHSEVASSTAFPDEFTSSVTDPNELPIIVKPKVLYQNPFTSTVLPSTYQPINQWSALKNAYLKEFLAEWFGTMIMLFFTGAVVTQVNLGRQSQMNLYQAAMAEVAEAGGVDDATMKMFDAIKLLVTPTTAGTFDDVAFGWAAGVMIAWFAAGGSAISGAHLNPSITVASFIYKGFPLKKVPVYILGQYIGAFFGTLLAFGYYRKSVSEEFPDYRSSESVASFYFVYPKPYLTRSRQFVSELICTGLLQIGVFALTDPYTSLTNYIFPIANWILIYVIMASSSYQTGCAMNGARDMGPRLALYAYGFHHDIIWQTHRHFAWVPQVAPIIGSLLGGFLYDVFIYQGHESTVNWPLATHKAVLRNTFMTLFSRTPEQLRRKEHKKLQRTNTSSDESSMEEKKNNDDAKTVRFEHNKAEEAVNIPPAVTE from the coding sequence ATGTCATCTCGTACCGATGGAAAAAGTGGTCGTTCAAGGCCAAGATTTAACATTAACGAGTCCACTTCAGAAGTTTCCTCCGCACGTAATGCAGAAACTCCTCAAAATAATCCACCTTTAGAGGAAGTTCCAGACAAAGATTTCGATTGTGAAATGCAAGATTATCGCCCAACACCTTTTACACATACTTCGAGACCATCGACATATTTTGTTCATGAGTACGCCGCCGGTGATGCCGGATTTCCTATTCAAGAGGTTCAGCCAAACACAAATATTGCCATTGAGTCTAACCTCAAACGTACTGGAAGCAGTTTCTTAAGAAACAGACATCGTGCTGGTTTAAAATCCAATTCGAGAATCTCATCTATTttaaatatgaataatGGGGGTTTCTCATCTGCTGTTAGATTACAAAGCTTCCATGATTTAGGCTCACCACTAAGAATGGGTACACCTCATTCAGAAGTAGCATCTTCTACTGCATTCCCAGATGAGTTCACCTCTTCTGTCACAGATCCAAATGAGTTACCTATCATCGTGAAACCAAAGGTTTTATACCAAAATCCTTTCACATCAACTGTTTTGCCATCTACTTATCAGCCAATTAACCAATGGTCAGCTTTAAAGAATGcatatttgaaagaattcCTTGCAGAATGGTTCGGTACCATGATTATGCTATTCTTTACTGGTGCCGTTGTGACACAAGTTAATTTGGGTAGACAATCTCAAATGAATCTATATCAAGCTGCAATGGCAGAAGTCGCGGAGGCAGGCGGTGTTGATGATGCTACGATGAAAATGTTTGATGCTATCAAGCTTTTAGTAACTCCAACGACTGCGGGTACATTCGATGACGTTGCATTCGGGTGGGCAGCTGGTGTTATGATTGCTTGGTTTGCAGCTGGTGGTAGTGCTATATCAGGTGCTCATTTGAACCCTTCAATAACCGTGGCAAGTTTTATATACAAAGGTTTCCCTCTAAAGAAAGTTCCTGTGTACATCTTGGGTCAGTATATTGGTGCATTCTTTGGCACGCTATTGGCATTCGGTTACTATCGTAAATCAGTCAGTGAAGAATTTCCAGACTACAGAAGTAGCGAAAGTGTTGCCAGTTTCTATTTTGTTTATCCAAAACCATACTTAACAAGATCAAGGCAATTTGTATCAGAATTGATATGTACAGGGTTATTACAAATCGGTGTCTTTGCCCTAACAGATCCATATACTTCATTGACTAACTACATCTTCCCTATCGCTAACTGGATTTTAATCTACGTCATTATGGCCTCTAGTTCTTACCAAACAGGTTGTGCTATGAACGGTGCGCGTGATATGGGACCACGTCTTGCATTATACGCATATGGGTTCCATCACGATATTATCTGGCAGACGCACAGACATTTTGCATGGGTACCACAGGTGGCTCCGATTATAGGGTCATTGTTGGGTGGGTTCCTATATGATGTATTCATTTATCAAGGTCACGAATCCACAGTCAATTGGCCATTGGCTACGCATAAAGCTGTATTGAGAAATACATTTATGACATTATTTAGTAGGACGCCAGAACAACTCAGAAGGAAGGAGcataaaaaattgcaaaGAACAAATACCAGTTCTGATGAGTCTTCCAtggaagagaagaaaaacaatGATGACGCTAAGACGGTTAGATTTGAGCATAACAAAGCTGAAGAAGCTGTAAATATACCACCTGCAGTAACTGAATAA
- the ACM1 gene encoding Acm1p (similar to Saccharomyces cerevisiae ACM1 (YPL267W); ancestral locus Anc_6.2) — MRSPVRRRSVLSSKNINTSESSSVHQTPKLNSRYSPSKSSSLSPIRRNNSTSSRSSPKKVNKSPRKASISGSPIKQNVLSQLKFEFFEESSNDKITTLSQHTHVVSSSNEKENLHTSSPNTKRMDRPHGSPLKELSFKEFPGYIQDPKNDQIIALDDDFSSSSGSDSM, encoded by the coding sequence ATGCGTTCTCCAGTTAGAAGAAGATCGGTCCTATCAagcaaaaatatcaataccAGTGAAAGTAGCAGTGTTCATCAAACACCTAAACTGAATAGTCGCTATTCTCCATCCAAATCCTCGTCTCTGTCTCCTATAAGGCGAAATAACTCTACTTCTAGTAGAAGTAGTCCGAAGAAAGTCAATAAGTCGCCGAGAAAGGCTTCAATTAGTGGCAGTCCTATCAAACAGAACGTTCTCTCACAGCTAAAATTCGAATTCTTCGAAGAGTCTTCTAATGACAAAATTACAACATTGAGTCAGCACACTCATGTCGTATCCTCCTctaatgaaaaggaaaatcTACATACAAGCTCACCAAACACCAAAAGGATGGACCGTCCCCATGGTTCTCCTTTAAAAGAGCTCAGCTTTAAAGAATTCCCTGGATACATTCAAGATCCAAAAAATGACCAAATTATCGCTCTAGATGAcgatttttcaagttcttcAGGATCTGACAGCATGTAG
- the HAT2 gene encoding Hat2p (similar to Saccharomyces cerevisiae HAT2 (YEL056W); ancestral locus Anc_6.9), whose translation MGPQEEERELSIDEEYKLWKSNVPLMYDFVSETKLTWPSLTVEWLPHDPQAPLTQQEMIIGTHTSDQEPNYVKIASIELPNEVIDPHNVSDAPVKSNVRITKKFKLEKEITRSRYMVQDPNIISTIDGNGTVSIFDRNSSDSPVKTYSYHKDNGYGLSFNPISKGQLLSAADDGYIAMYDINAESEDPVETWQSTDNCIINDIKWHHFDATLFGTVSEEKNTLSIYDLRTKDKVTSIEMEQPFNSLAFSKHSKNLFSAAGTDQNVYLYDLRNTRKTLHSMSGHEGPVTNLEFHDSVDGILVSSSEDRRIIIWDLMEIGSEQVNEDAQDATPELMMIHAGHRSSVNDFSLNSSIPWLIASTEEENIIQVWKSSSRLPRISNSKPFINYDLIN comes from the coding sequence ATGGGCCCACAGGAAGAAGAGAGAGAGTTGTCAATTGACGAGGAATACAAGTTATGGAAGTCAAATGTGCCATTAATGTACGATTTTGTCAGTGAAACAAAACTGACTTGGCCTTCTTTGACTGTGGAATGGTTGCCCCACGATCCTCAGGCTCCATTGACTCAACAGGAGATGATTATAGGTACACACACTTCGGACCAAGAACCAAACTATGTGAAGATCGCCTCTATTGAGTTACCCAATGAAGTCATCGATCCACATAATGTGTCAGATGCACCTGTTAAATCAAATGTCAGGATTACAAAGAAGTTCAAACTTGAGAAGGAGATAACTAGGTCTAGGTATATGGTCCAGGATCCAAATATAATCTCTACTATAGACGGTAACGGGACAGTGTCGATTTTTGACAGAAATTCCAGTGATAGTCCTGTGAAGACGTATTCTTATCATAAAGATAATGGGTATGGTTTATCCTTCAACCCAATATCAAAAGGTCAGCTTTTGTCAGCTGCTGATGACGGTTATATTGCCATGTACGATATTAATGCCGAATCAGAAGATCCCGTGGAGACGTGGCAAAGTACTGATAATTGTATAATAAATGATATCAAATGGCATCATTTTGATGCTACTTTGTTTGGTACTgtttcagaagaaaaaaatactcTCTCCATATATGATCTTAGAACGAAAGATAAAGTCACTTCTATTGAAATGGAACAaccattcaattctttggCATTCTCAAAACATTCCAAGAATTTATTCTCCGCTGCTGGTACTGATCAAAACGTATATTTGTACGATCTAAGAAATACAAGAAAGACATTGCATTCAATGTCAGGCCACGAGGGGCCAGTCACGAATTTAGAATTCCACGACTCCGTTGACGGTATCTTGGTATCAAGTTCGGAAGATAGACGTATTATTATCTGGGATTTAATGGAAATTGGGAGTGAACAAGTTAATGAAGATGCTCAGGATGCGACTCCagaattgatgatgatacaCGCAGGTCACAGAAGTTCAGTcaatgatttttctttgaatagTTCAATCCCTTGGTTAATTGCAAGTACGgaagaggaaaatattatccaaGTTTGGAAAAGTTCCAGTAGGTTGCCGAGAATTAGTAACTCAAAGCCTTTCATTAATTACGACTTAATTAATTGA